A window of Mobiluncus massiliensis genomic DNA:
GCGGAAAAGGTTGATTACCTTCGACAACGTCACCAAAATTTACAAGCGGGGAGCGCGCCCGGCACTGGACCACGTGGGACTCACTATCGACCGAGGCGAGTTCGTGTTCCTGGTTGGGACTTCCGGATCGGGAAAGTCCACGTTTCTCTCGCTGGTTCTGGGCGAAGAAAGCGCCACGGAGGGAAAGATTCTGGTCCTGGGCAAGGACCTGGGGCGATTGTCCCGGTGGAAAGTGCCGGGGTTGCGCCGCCAAGTCGGCGTGGTGTTCCAAGACTTTCGCCTGTTGGAAAACAAGAACGTCTATGACAACGTGGCGATTGCCCTGCAGGTCATCGGCAAGCCGCGCCGGGTCATTCGCCGGGTCGTCCCCGAAGTACTCCAGATGGTCGGTTTGGGCGGCAAAGACAAGCGTTTTCCCCACGAGCTCAGTGGCGGCGAGCAGCAGCGCGTGGCGATTGCCCGCGCCATGGTGAACCGCCCGCCCATTCTGCTCGCGGACGAGCCAACCGGAAACCTGGACCCCTCTACGTCCTTGGGTATTATGCGTCTGCTGGACCGGATCAACCGGGCGGGCACCACCGTGGTGATGGCTACCCACGATGAAGAAATCGTGAACCAGATGCGCAAACGCGTCATCGAACTGGACGAAGGCCGGGTCGTGCGCGACCAGGCTCGCGGCATCTACGGAGCCTCAGCCCCGAAAGGATCCGCCGACGGTACCGACCGCCCTGCTGACGGCACAAGGGCATTAGCGAAACCGAAAGGTGTCGGGGCGGCACGGAAAGGAGGCCGTAAATAATGCGACTAACTTTCGTATTATCCCAGGTAGGCCAGGGTTTGCGGCGCAATCTGGCGATGACGGTCGCGGTCATTATCGTGACCTGTGTCTCCCTGCTGTTTGTGGGCTCGGCGGTGCTGGCGGAAATGCAGATTAATAACCTGCGCGATACCTGGTACGGCAAAATCGAGATTTCCGTGTCGATGTGTACCAAAGATGACGTGTCTCCCAACTGTAACGGTCAGGAAGCCACCGAGGCCCAGATTGCGGCGATTGACGAACAGTTGAAGTCCGAGCGGCTCAGCAAGTACATCGACAATGTGTATTTTGAGACGAAGGAAGAAGCCTTCGAGAGTTTCAAAAAGCTGGCTGGAACCGAACAGTATTATCAATATGTCCAAGCGGATATGATGCCCGCCTCGTTTAGGATCAAGCTAAAGAACCCGGAACAGTACCGGGTGGTCGTTGAGGAACTGCAGGGACGTGACGGGGTCGCCCAAGTCATTGACCAAAAGCAGATTCTGGAGAAACTCTTGACCGGGTTGCATCAGGCGACCTACCTGGCCATCGGGCTGGCCGTGGCCATGATTATTGCCGCGGTCCTGTTGATTACCACCACTATCCGGCTGTCCGCGATGAGCCGGGAACGCGAAACATCCATTATGCGCCTGGTCGGAGCCTCGAACCTGTTTGTGCAGCTGCCGTTCATGGTGGAGGGCGCTGTCGCGGCGACGATTGGCGCTCTAGGTTCGGTGGCGATTCTGTGGGCCAGCGTAAAGTTCCTGGTCGGGTCCTGGTTGTCGGGACTTTCCGGGGTCGTCGAGCTCATTTCGACCAACGATGTGCTGCTCATTGCGCCGTTCCTGGTGTTGGCGGCCATTTTGCTGGCAATCGTGGCTTCGGCGGCCTCCCTGAACCGCTACACCAGAGTTTAGGGTTCTGTTGGCTATGTTTCAGACCGGGAAAGTCGCGGCATTTCGCTAAACTTTTAAGCACGGCGCGTTGTCGGGGAAAGCTGGAAAAGGAGGTGAGCACGTGCGAAGCAAATTGACCGCCCTGGTGGGGGCGCTGGCTGCACTCGGGATTGCCTCGATGTCCACAGTTTCGCTCAGTTATGCCAACGCGGCGCTCACCCCCGCAAACGCTACGACCGCGAGCGCGACCGGCCTGGTGCGGGCTGATAAGAATTCGGACGAACGCAAGAAACTTGAGGCGCAACAGGCCGCCTCGAAAAAGAAACAAGCGGAACTCGCGGCCCAGTTAGAAGGGGTGAACGCGAATCTGGTCCAGCTGGCGGTAGCTCTGGAACAAACGAAAGCGGCCATTCCTGTGGCGCAAACTGAAGTCGCCAATGCGCAGGCGAAACTGGCTGATGCGCAGGCTAAACACCAACAGATTCAAAGCCGCCTGGCAATTGCGAATCGTCAGAAAGAGGAACTGCGCGAACAGATCGCCCAGGGCGAGCAAACCATTGAAAAGACGCAAGTTGCTATCGGTCAGATGGCGCGCATGGCTTACCGCGGGGCGATGCTGGAAACTTCGCCGCTTTCCCTGCTGCTGGATTCCCAGTCCCTAGATGAACTCACGCTGCGGGCACAGGTGGCAGCCACGGCGACCAAGTCACAAAATCGTGCCATTGTCGAGGCTCAAGAGGCCAACGCGGCTAACAACAACGCCCGGGCTCGCCAGGAAGCCGTGACCGTCCGCATTGGGGAACTGGAGACTCAGGCCCAGCAGGCAGTGCAAGCCGCTGATGAAGCCCGCGTCGAACAGCAACGAAAACTGGGCGAATTTCAGGAGTTGCAACAAAAACAGGTCGCCCAGCAGGGGCAGCTGAATAATCAGCGGGCGGCGTTTGAGAAACAGATTGCGGACGAAAAGGCCACGCAGGCGGCCGCGGCGGCGCGAATTGCCGCGCTCAACCAACAGCCGGACGCTATGCCGGCGCGATCCATCTCGGGGGGAATTTTTGGTGCACCCCTCTCATCACTATCGGTGACTTCGCCTTACGGATACCGGGTTCACCCCATCACAAAAACGCGGCGGCTTCATGCCGGGACGGACTTCGGGATAGGTTGCGGAACTCCGATTTATGCCTCGCAGTCCGGAACGGTGACCTTCGCCGGCTGGGAGGGGACCGGCGGCAAATCGACTTATATCAACCACGGCACCATCAACGGTTCCAAGTGGCAGACGACCTACCGCCACCAGTCCCAGTTCAAAGTTTCGGTCGGCGCATCTGTGCAAAAGGGCCAGGTCATCGGCTTGGTCGGTTCTACCGGCGGTTCTACGGGGTGCCACCTGCACTTTGAAGTGTGGCAAAACGGGAAAACTATCAACCCGCTGGGAGTGCTGTAGGCGCGCCCCTCACGCGGGAGCATCACCAGACCGGGTTCGCGAGCGGGCGGCCTGGTGATGGGTCAGTGACGATTCCGTGACGTGTCCGTCACGGGCTGGCGGCCCCCCGACCTAGTGAGGACCGGGGCACCGCGGAAAAAGTTGGCAGACCCCGCTTTTGCGCTAAAATTGCACTCTATGGGTAAAAAAGCTGCTAAGGGGGCGGGCCAGCCAGCAAAGCTGACCCCTTCTCAGCGTGCCAAAGCGGAGTCAGACGCCAAGAAAGTCATCGCCCGGAACAAGAAAGCCGCGCACGATTATTTCTTGGAGGACCGCTACGAGGCGGGATTATCGCTGACCGGCACCGAGGTTAAGGCTTTGCGGATGGGGCGGGCTTCGCTCGCGGAGGCCTGGGTTGAGGTCGACCGCGGGGAAGCGTGGCTGCAAGGGGCCAATATCCCGGAATATTTTTACGGATCCTGGACGAATCACGCTCCGAAACGCAAGCGCAAACTGCTGTTGCATAAGCGCGAAATCGCGAAACTCGAGGGGGCTGTCGCCGCGAAAGGCTACACGATTGTGCCGGTAGAGCTGTATTTCGTGGGCGGACGCGCGAAAGTGGAGATTGCGGTGGCGAAGGGCAAGCAAGAGTGGGATAAGCGTCAAACTATTCGCCAGCGCGAGGACGACCGCGAGGCGCAGCGGGCTTTGCGGGAGGCCAACCGGCGCTCCCGGTAATCGCTGTGGGAGGCCGGGGCTGGCGCAGACTGGCGCTGACTGGCGCAGATGACCTGGCCGGAGCGCCGCGAGCACAGCGCCATGCCGGATAAGGTTCGGCGGGCTCGCGAGGCTCGGTAAAAGCTGGTGCGCCGCCGCCTTGTGCGGGGACGGCGGGACTATTCTGTCGGAGCGGACTTGAGATACTGATGCTCGGCGCGGACGGCTTTGACCAGTTCAGCGTGGGCATTGGCGCCATATTTCGCCGAGAATTCCTGCCATTCCTGGACTGCTTGGGGATCCAAGTGCCTCATGGCTCGAAGGTTGCCCGCGCTATCGCTGGCGGTAATGGCTTCGCCGTCCTCCGAGCCGGCCCATTCGCGAAACACCCGGTAGCCTTCGGCGCGGAACGCCTCCGTGTAGGCCGCTGCCGCCGCGTTGCGATCGGCGCGATACGAGGCGACTTCCGTATCAGGAATCCAATAGGCATCGACCAAGGTCATGCCGTTGCGGTGGGTTTTTGTGTCTCCCGGCGCCAACTCGAAGTCGTCAGGAGGCCAAGTGTCGTCCTCCGGTTCGGTGCGGGCGATTTCGGCCTGAAACAGCTCCAGGGCTTCGGGGGAAAACAGGACGAAATACACGTTGTCTATCGGGGTTTCTGCGTTACGGGCTGGGCTTTGAGCTGCGGAATCGCCGGTCGGGTCGGTGTCACGAGAGGGGTGGGTCCCGGCGGCCCACTCGCGCACGGCCGCCACGCCGAGGCGCGCGACTTGGGCCATCTCCCAGCCGTAGACCCCGCCGGATATGGCGGGAAAAGCCACGTCGCGAGCGCCCACCCGCGCGGCTTCACTCAGGGAGTTCGCAAAAGCGTCGTGCAGCAGTTGCGGGTCGGTTTGTCCGGCGTGACGGTTGGGCCCGACGGTGTGAATGACCCACCGCGCCGCCAGGTTGAACCCCCTGGTGGCGACCGCTTGGCTCACCGGCAGACCGTCGGGAAAACGGGTCGCACGCAGCTCTCGACAGGCTGCGAGCAGCTGGGGTCCGGCCGCTCGGTGAATCGCCCCGTCGACACCGCCGCCTCCCAACAGTGAGGAGTTCGCGGCGTTGACAATCGCGTCCACATTCATCTCGGTGAGGTCTCCGCCAATCGCGTGTATCTGCATTGTTGTTCCCTTTCAGCTAGGTTTTCAGTCTAGCGTGAAGCGGTGCAAACGTCGCGGGGAAGAGCGGCGGGGGTGAGTGTGTTCATTGTCGTTTTCCTTACGGCTAGTGGGCGGGTTGGAACACCATTAAGACACGCCGAAACTTTTTCGTTTACCCCACGTAGACCCCACGAAGGAGTTTTACTCGACACCTTGACGGGCGTTTTTATTGCTATTGCAACGTTTTAAGCGGTGCCCTGTGTGGGGCTTGAACCCACGACCAACGGATTATGAGTCCGCTGCTCTGACCGACTGAGCTAACAGGGCGTAAACATCCTAACAAGTTACCGAGCTCAGGTGGTATTTCTGAGCACGGGGAATTCGAGGTTTCGGCGCCACCGCCCCAACCGGCGAAATGCCTGGGCGGGACAGCGGCGCCCTGTTATACAGTTGAGTTCATGGGTTTGAGGAAAGGGAAAATCCCCGCTGAGCTGAAACCGCTGTTGCCCCGCGGTGGACGCAACTGTGTACCGCTGTACTTCGCGGACCAAGACTTGTGGCTGTTTGCCGACCCCAGCGGCCTAATCAGGCGAGATAGCGAGGTGACTCGCTGGGAGTGGCACGAGGTGCAGCAGATTGGGTGGGACCGCGACACCGACACTTTGAGTGTGACCTGGCCCGACCCGGGCAAAGCGCTGCTGCTGCTAAAGAACCCGGATTCGGCCATGCTTAAGGCCTTCGGGGACTACGCGCGGATTTACCTGCAAAAGTCCCAAATCTATACCCAGTTTTCGACACTACCCTCCGGGACGAAAGTGCGGATTGCGGTGCGGGCTAAGGCTGATGGGAGCCGGTTTTCTGAAGTCGTGGCTTTCGGGGCGCTAGCGCCGGGCGACCTTCCCGCACTATCCAGCTTGGAATCCCAGGTGCGCGATATGGCGGGTTTACCGGCCTGATACCGGTAACCTCGCAGCGAGTGGACATTCGCGAAAAGGTTCTGTTAGAATCTTATCCGCAATCCCGCGTAGCTCAACGGCAGAGCGTCCGACTGTTAATCGGCAGGTTGCTGGTTCGAATCCAGCCGCGGGAGCTTTTTTGTATCCGGTGCTTCGGGGTTTTTCGAGCCGTTTTTCGCTGACTTTCTATTGGGCCTTGGGGTCTTTTTTAGGTCGGTACGCGCCCCGCGCCCCGGACGGTTTGCCAGCCAATGGTCAATAGTGTCGGTGGACCAGCCGTTGGCTGTAACTTTTTCGCCCGTGCCGATTTCTACATCGGGCGCGGGCATATAGCCGCGCTGAGAATACGCCTTTAGCGTATTTTCGGAAAGACCGGTGTAGGCAGCAACGCCGCGCAGTGAAAGAAACATGGTAGCCCCCTTTTTTTCAGCGGAGCCCCGCCCCCGTGAAGGGACGGGGCGGTTTCCTTACTCTTCCTTACCTTTCCGTTGCATCTTCTCAAGAATGAGAATCAGCGCTAGAATAGAGTTAGGAAGGGAAACCAGGATACTGATGAGTGCAATCATCGTTATCCCCTTTCCGCTGAGCCCCGGATTATTCCCGGGGCTTTTCCGTTGTTAGAGCGGATGCCCTAACACCCATGACTATACGCCTTTAATGGCGTAATGTCAAACGTGAGCGTTAGAAATCGGGGATTAAATCGGGGTTGGTGGTTATATAGACCAGCAACCCCGATTTGATCGCGAATTTGCAACAGGGGACGCGGCCGGTCACTCAGAAAAACCCGTCTGCGCTTTAAAATGAGGCTGTGAAAGGATTCCCGGCGCTCCCGAGCGGACCAGCCCAGACCCCGCCCAAAGGCAGCAAAACCAAGAAGTTGCTGGTGGGAGCGGGGATACTGTGCGCCGTGGTGGCATGCGGCAACGTGCTGGGGAGCAAAACCAGCGATTCTGAACCTGAGCCCGTGGTTTCCGCTAGCCCAACCGTTTCCACCAAAGCACCGCGTGTCACCGCGGAACCCACCCCCACGCCTTCTGACACTTCCCCCACGCAGACCCCAGAAATCACTGTTGAACCCAGTCCCGCCGCCACGCCGGAAGCTTCCGGGGACGCCGCGACTGTGCTGGCAACCTTGCCGGTGAAAGGGCGGGCGCCGAAAACCGGGTATCGGCGCGCGGAATTCGGCCAGAGGTGGCGCGATATCGACCGGAACGGCTGCGACACCCGCAACGACATCCTTAACCGCGATTTGACCGATAAAACCTGGCGCGCGAACACGCGCGGATGCGTGGTGTTGAGCGGGGTCCTGGCAGAGCCATATTCCGGTGAAACCAGGTATTTTGACAAGTCACAAGCCTCGGCCATCCAGATTGACCACGTGGTCGCCCTGTCCGATGCGTGGCAGAAAGGCGCCCAAGCCTTGACCGCCGCGCAGCGCGAAACCCTGGCGAACGATCCGTTGAACCTGCTGGCGGTAGACGGCCGGCTCAACCAGCAAAAGTCGGATGGTGACGCGGCGACGTGGCTGCCGCCGCATAAGGGCTTCCGGTGCGCCTACGTGTCACGCCAGATTGCGGTCAAAGCGAAGTATCGGCTGTGGGTGACTCCGGCTGAACGTGATGCGATGGTACGTATCTTGAGCAATTGCCCCGGTCAGGCACTGCCTGCCGACAGCGGGGTGGTCGTCCCCTCTGGGACCGTGCCGGAATCCGCCCCGCCAGACCAGCCAGCTCCGCCGCAGGACGCGGCCCCTCCCGCGGCAGACCCCGCGCCACAGCCCAATCAGCCGGCGAATCCCGGAGCCAGCTATGCCAACTGCCGGGAAGTCTGGGCAATCCTGGGTCGGCCCATCACCCCGCAGGATCCG
This region includes:
- a CDS encoding DUF1524 domain-containing protein, whose protein sequence is MKGFPALPSGPAQTPPKGSKTKKLLVGAGILCAVVACGNVLGSKTSDSEPEPVVSASPTVSTKAPRVTAEPTPTPSDTSPTQTPEITVEPSPAATPEASGDAATVLATLPVKGRAPKTGYRRAEFGQRWRDIDRNGCDTRNDILNRDLTDKTWRANTRGCVVLSGVLAEPYSGETRYFDKSQASAIQIDHVVALSDAWQKGAQALTAAQRETLANDPLNLLAVDGRLNQQKSDGDAATWLPPHKGFRCAYVSRQIAVKAKYRLWVTPAERDAMVRILSNCPGQALPADSGVVVPSGTVPESAPPDQPAPPQDAAPPAADPAPQPNQPANPGASYANCREVWAILGRPITPQDPGFRDKFDGDHDGVGCESRPR
- the ftsX gene encoding permease-like cell division protein FtsX, whose translation is MRLTFVLSQVGQGLRRNLAMTVAVIIVTCVSLLFVGSAVLAEMQINNLRDTWYGKIEISVSMCTKDDVSPNCNGQEATEAQIAAIDEQLKSERLSKYIDNVYFETKEEAFESFKKLAGTEQYYQYVQADMMPASFRIKLKNPEQYRVVVEELQGRDGVAQVIDQKQILEKLLTGLHQATYLAIGLAVAMIIAAVLLITTTIRLSAMSRERETSIMRLVGASNLFVQLPFMVEGAVAATIGALGSVAILWASVKFLVGSWLSGLSGVVELISTNDVLLIAPFLVLAAILLAIVASAASLNRYTRV
- the smpB gene encoding SsrA-binding protein SmpB, producing MGKKAAKGAGQPAKLTPSQRAKAESDAKKVIARNKKAAHDYFLEDRYEAGLSLTGTEVKALRMGRASLAEAWVEVDRGEAWLQGANIPEYFYGSWTNHAPKRKRKLLLHKREIAKLEGAVAAKGYTIVPVELYFVGGRAKVEIAVAKGKQEWDKRQTIRQREDDREAQRALREANRRSR
- the ftsE gene encoding cell division ATP-binding protein FtsE — encoded protein: MITFDNVTKIYKRGARPALDHVGLTIDRGEFVFLVGTSGSGKSTFLSLVLGEESATEGKILVLGKDLGRLSRWKVPGLRRQVGVVFQDFRLLENKNVYDNVAIALQVIGKPRRVIRRVVPEVLQMVGLGGKDKRFPHELSGGEQQRVAIARAMVNRPPILLADEPTGNLDPSTSLGIMRLLDRINRAGTTVVMATHDEEIVNQMRKRVIELDEGRVVRDQARGIYGASAPKGSADGTDRPADGTRALAKPKGVGAARKGGRK
- a CDS encoding M23 family metallopeptidase, which codes for MRSKLTALVGALAALGIASMSTVSLSYANAALTPANATTASATGLVRADKNSDERKKLEAQQAASKKKQAELAAQLEGVNANLVQLAVALEQTKAAIPVAQTEVANAQAKLADAQAKHQQIQSRLAIANRQKEELREQIAQGEQTIEKTQVAIGQMARMAYRGAMLETSPLSLLLDSQSLDELTLRAQVAATATKSQNRAIVEAQEANAANNNARARQEAVTVRIGELETQAQQAVQAADEARVEQQRKLGEFQELQQKQVAQQGQLNNQRAAFEKQIADEKATQAAAAARIAALNQQPDAMPARSISGGIFGAPLSSLSVTSPYGYRVHPITKTRRLHAGTDFGIGCGTPIYASQSGTVTFAGWEGTGGKSTYINHGTINGSKWQTTYRHQSQFKVSVGASVQKGQVIGLVGSTGGSTGCHLHFEVWQNGKTINPLGVL
- a CDS encoding macro domain-containing protein, translating into MQIHAIGGDLTEMNVDAIVNAANSSLLGGGGVDGAIHRAAGPQLLAACRELRATRFPDGLPVSQAVATRGFNLAARWVIHTVGPNRHAGQTDPQLLHDAFANSLSEAARVGARDVAFPAISGGVYGWEMAQVARLGVAAVREWAAGTHPSRDTDPTGDSAAQSPARNAETPIDNVYFVLFSPEALELFQAEIARTEPEDDTWPPDDFELAPGDTKTHRNGMTLVDAYWIPDTEVASYRADRNAAAAAYTEAFRAEGYRVFREWAGSEDGEAITASDSAGNLRAMRHLDPQAVQEWQEFSAKYGANAHAELVKAVRAEHQYLKSAPTE